The following coding sequences are from one Fundulus heteroclitus isolate FHET01 unplaced genomic scaffold, MU-UCD_Fhet_4.1 scaffold_903, whole genome shotgun sequence window:
- the LOC118562391 gene encoding uncharacterized protein LOC118562391 has translation MDPADAQTEPAHQRASQRERYPPAYLSEYVVATLPSEGQTHTTHSAPSIQSSHSQKTGMSRRSSNSRSKCSSRSSRSTTSRFSSHVLSELDTAQLEERVKEMELEELQQTIEEDQQADNECQRLQTQAREAQQLQEEAIRAQELLARQMEKRRQLKKKCNELEIAKMVTSLLKVRSQDSGDTGSSPHPSDQHKISNPILPPTPAPLPMAIAPHAAKQHPALPPTAAAPRSVSIAPPQVLHATLPTTAPALSTVIVSTPPMLHRAQPIVAPTPPMSVATPLTVPAPHPAALPPVSAAQPLTVPALHPAAPPPVSMAPPSSMLPGLAAVDYNLVSAPYSVYPVQYQPTQSASTYPVQTASYPSALPQSSPQQTQVADVPQLFSPPYGIPKPMIPFFESGKESDFALLKIALDNLLNSHVHLNEQYKYQVLLGHLKLQSALQLAKAFMYDPTSHSKEEAKDLVDGLSQLLITGGFEMRQWASNIPEFSTWKDLMQTTTRSLHGAAEPNSVPPSKAADYIKAENLLLRRAQWESFPEEVKALMSDRPLPASSRLGSLSPEYDKETGLVRVGGRLRRAEQLPQDTIHPVLLDPKHPLTNLIIQDFDETLLHPGSERVLVKIGRRTEKRWGIIFKCMTTRCVHLDLLESLDTNTFLMSLRRFISRRGKPFELLSDNGTNFTGGYRELREAFEAMGPQLKEQLAEQQIEFCFNPPSAPHFGGTWEREVRSVKTALKVVLKEQTVPEAVLRTVLVEVEGILNAKPLGYVSSDVADPDPITPSILLMGRYDASLPQAVYDPSNTLENRRWRHSQVLVDHFWSRFIRHYLPSLQER, from the exons ATGGACCCCGCAGATGCCCAAACTGAGCCAGCACACCAACGTGCTTCGCAGAGAGAGCGATATCCACCAGCTTACCTGAGTGAGTATGTGGTTGCAACTCTCCCTTCAGAGGGACAAACCCACACCACACACTCGGCTCCCTCCATCCAGAGTTCACATAGCCAGAAAACAGGCATGTCTCGGAGGAGCTCCAACTCCAGGTCTAAATGCTCATCTCGCTCATCCCGCTCAACCACCAGCAGATTCTCCTCTCACGTCTTATCAGAGCTAGACACAGCTCAACTTGAAGAACGAGTGAAGGAAATGGAGCTTGAGGAATTACAGCAGACAATAGAGGAGGATCAACAAGCTGATAACGAGTGTCAGCGGCTTCAAACTCAAGCCAGAGAAGCCCAACAGCTACAAGAGGAAGCCATCAGAGCACAAGAATTGCTGGCCAGACAGATGGAGAAACGACGTCAGCTAAAGAAGAAATGTAATGAGTTGGAGATAGCTAAGATGGTTACTTCTCTCCTCAAAGTTAGATCCCAGGATTCTGGTGACACCGGATCCTCACCACATCCATCAGATCAGCACAAGATAAGTAACCCTATACTTCCGCCAACTCCAGCTCCTCTTCCCATGGCTATTGCTCCACATGCAGCAAAGCAACATCCTGCTCTGCCTCCTACAGCTGCAGCTCCACGCTCAGTAAGTATAGCTCCGCCTCAAGTACTTCATGCCACTCTACCTACCACAGCCCCAGCTTTGTCAACAGTGATTGTGTCTACGCCTCCCATGCTCCATAGAGCTCAGCCCATTGTAGCCCCGACTCCTCCGATGAGTGTAGCTACACCTCTCACTGTTCCAGCCCCGCACCCTGCAGCTCTACCACCGGTGAGTGCAGCTCAGCCTCTCACTGTCCCAGCTCTgcatcctgcagctccacctccAGTGAGTATGGCTCCACCTTCATCTATGCTTCCTGGTTTAGCGGCGGTGGACTACAACCTAGTCTCTGCTCCATATTCAGTTTATCCAGTGCAGTATCAGCCAACTCAGTCAGCCTCCACATATCCTGTCCAGACAGCGTCCTACCCCTCAGCTTTGCCCCAATCTAGTCCACAACAGACACAAGTAGCTGATGTTCCTCAACTCTTCTCCCCTCCCTATGGTATACCCAAACCTATGATTCCTTTTTTTGAGAGCGGTAAAGAAAGCGACTTTGCTTTACTTAAGATAGCGCTCGACAATCTTCTGAACAGCCATGTCCACCTGAACGAGCAGTACAAATATCAAGTGCTTCTTGGACATTTGAAGTTGCAGAGCGCGCTCCAGCTGGCTAAAGCCTTCATGTACGATCCAA CATCCCACTCGAAGGAGGAAGCAAAGGATCTGGTGGATGGTCTAAGTCAGTTACTCATCACAGGGGGCTTTGAGATGCGCCAGTGGGCTAGCAACATCCCAGAG TTCTCCACGTGGAAGGATCTGATGCAGACAACCACACGGTCCCTTCACGGGGCGGCTGAGCCAAATTCTGTCCCACCTAGTAAAGCAGCTGACTACATCAAGGCAGAGAACCTCCTCCTTAGAAGGGCGCAGTGGGAATCATTCCCAGAGGAGGTCAAGGCTCTCATGTCCGACCGACCTTTACCAGCCTCAAGTCGTCTGGGCTCCCTTTCTCCAGAGTATGACAAGGAGACAGGACTCGTTAGAGTCGGAGGGAGGTTACGGAGAGCAGAGCAGTTACCGCAAGACACCATCCACCCAGTTTTGCTGGATCCCAAGCATCCACTAACCAACCTGATCATTCAGGATTTCGATGAGACCCTCCTGCATCCTGGGTCCGAAAGGGTCTTAG TCAAGATTGGACGGCGAACGGAGAAACGCTGGGGCATCATCTTCAAGTGTATGACAACCCGCTGCGTGCACTTAGATCTCCTAGAGAGCTTAGACACCAATACCTTTCTGATGTCTCTACGACGTTTCATCTCTAGAAGAGGCAAACCTTTCGAGCTCTTGTCTGATAATGGGACCAACTTCACCGGTGGATACAGAGAGCTACGTGAGGCCTTCGAGGCAATGGGCCCTCAACTGAAGGAACAGTTGGCAGAACAGCAGATAGAATTCTGCTTTAATCCCCCAAGTGCTCCTCACTTCGGTGGAACATGGGAGAGAGAAGTGAGATCCGTTAAGACCGCTCTCAAAGTGGTACTTAAAGAACAGACCGTGCCTGAAGCAGTGCTCCGCACGGTTTTAGTGGAAGTGGAGGGCATCCTGAATGCTAAGCCCCTTGGGTATGTCTCGTCAGACGTGGCTGATCCGGATCCCATCACGCCTAGCATCCTGCTAATGGGACGTTATGATGCATCTCTTCCACAAGCTGTTTACGATCCTAGTAACACCCTGGAGAATCGTCGATGGAGGCATAGCCAAGTCCTTGTTGACCACTTCTGGTCCAGATTTATCAGGCACTATCTGCCTAGCCTGCAGGAGAGATAG